A portion of the Clostridium gelidum genome contains these proteins:
- a CDS encoding methyl-accepting chemotaxis protein: protein MSILKKINSSSIRSKNHFKKFKFKKPSFRLSLDLFKFNKKPTLSNKSVSKFNNNSISFKVLLIVLPIVIFTLTTLIFCTYSLGEKALYSNSKDLLNQISSVAAQNISDVMSEKIKSIESLAHNPIIIDSGTSIQNKLNILLEEKKFQQYSDMGIATPDGNLTLLNGNKVNIKSYDYFNVALSGKSYVSEPFQSNFSKDSLIAISSPIKDMNKTVGVLVAFRYGDDISTLSKKISFLDTGKAFVVNSSSKIIGHSNGDYVKGGSNIDQILKSTDGSSDYDLISQISQGKSGSAEVISENKLQTLSYSLVPSTGWCVIVTVDKGDLLKSLVSLKSTTIITGAISLILISLVLIFAISLISKKILYVASIMKEFAKGDFTTKIDNKILKDSSEIGIMCNSLVEIQTSLNGSIDTIKLNSSNLNNESLGLSSISQEVSSLIESISQSISNISQGAQSQTDNLINSTSSLNEFGDNISLLTEKVNNATITSSDIGDSAKRGNLELESLILSINSLNNNFDNFTSSLKIMSADIKEVNEMTNVINNIAEQTNLLALNAAIEAARAGEAGRGFSVVADEVRKLAEMSKNSAQKIYTIVSNTITNTNEIVISTNSINDDVKNQTKVVNNTIATFKEISVQVEEMIPNMYSIAKDFVKLDNEKDSLISNISNISAVSEQISATTQEIYASSEELSSASSEVANTSQKVNTLSSELDASFNQFKF from the coding sequence ATGAGCATTTTAAAAAAAATTAACAGCAGTTCTATTCGCAGCAAAAATCACTTTAAAAAATTCAAATTTAAAAAACCTTCTTTTAGGTTAAGTCTAGATTTATTTAAATTTAATAAAAAGCCTACACTTTCTAATAAAAGTGTTTCTAAATTTAATAATAATTCTATTAGCTTCAAAGTACTGCTAATAGTACTTCCTATTGTAATTTTCACTTTAACTACTCTTATATTTTGTACATACTCTTTAGGCGAAAAAGCACTTTATTCTAATAGCAAGGATTTGCTAAACCAAATTAGTAGTGTTGCAGCACAAAATATAAGTGACGTAATGTCTGAAAAGATAAAATCAATTGAAAGTTTAGCTCATAATCCAATTATTATTGATTCTGGAACTTCTATTCAAAATAAATTAAACATATTATTGGAAGAAAAGAAATTTCAACAATATTCTGATATGGGTATAGCAACTCCTGATGGAAATCTAACCCTCCTAAATGGAAATAAAGTAAATATTAAATCATATGATTATTTTAATGTTGCACTTTCTGGAAAGTCTTATGTTTCAGAGCCTTTTCAAAGTAATTTTAGTAAGGATTCTTTAATAGCAATATCTTCACCTATTAAAGACATGAATAAAACTGTTGGAGTTTTAGTTGCATTTAGATATGGAGATGATATATCTACCTTAAGCAAAAAAATTTCATTTTTAGATACTGGAAAGGCATTTGTAGTAAATTCTAGTAGTAAAATTATTGGACATTCTAATGGTGATTATGTTAAAGGTGGTTCAAATATTGATCAAATATTGAAAAGTACTGATGGTTCAAGTGATTATGATTTAATCAGCCAAATAAGTCAAGGAAAAAGTGGCTCTGCAGAAGTTATTTCTGAAAATAAGCTTCAAACTTTATCTTATTCTTTAGTTCCAAGTACTGGATGGTGCGTTATAGTTACAGTTGATAAAGGTGACTTGCTAAAATCACTTGTGAGTTTAAAATCTACAACCATTATAACAGGTGCTATAAGTCTAATACTAATATCCTTAGTATTAATATTTGCCATATCACTAATTTCCAAAAAGATTTTATACGTTGCAAGTATAATGAAAGAGTTTGCTAAAGGAGATTTTACGACCAAAATAGATAATAAAATTTTAAAGGACTCTTCTGAAATTGGAATTATGTGTAATTCACTAGTCGAAATTCAAACTTCACTAAACGGAAGCATTGATACAATTAAATTAAATTCTTCTAATCTTAATAATGAATCTCTTGGACTTTCATCTATATCCCAAGAAGTATCTTCACTAATTGAAAGTATCTCTCAATCAATTAGTAATATTTCTCAAGGTGCACAAAGTCAAACTGATAATTTAATTAATAGTACTAGTAGTTTAAATGAATTTGGCGATAACATTTCTTTACTTACAGAAAAAGTAAACAACGCTACTATTACCTCATCTGATATTGGAGATAGTGCTAAAAGAGGTAATTTAGAACTTGAATCATTAATACTTTCAATAAATTCACTTAATAATAATTTTGATAATTTCACTTCTTCTTTAAAAATAATGTCAGCTGACATTAAAGAAGTTAATGAAATGACTAATGTAATAAATAATATAGCCGAGCAAACTAATCTCTTAGCTTTAAATGCTGCTATTGAAGCTGCAAGAGCTGGCGAAGCTGGACGTGGTTTTTCTGTTGTTGCTGATGAAGTTCGAAAACTCGCTGAAATGAGTAAAAACTCTGCTCAAAAGATTTATACTATTGTATCTAATACTATAACAAATACCAATGAAATAGTAATTAGTACAAATAGCATAAATGATGATGTAAAGAATCAAACTAAAGTTGTAAATAATACAATAGCTACTTTTAAAGAAATTTCTGTCCAGGTAGAAGAAATGATCCCTAATATGTACTCAATTGCAAAAGACTTTGTTAAATTGGATAATGAAAAAGACTCTTTAATAAGTAATATTTCTAATATTTCTGCTGTATCTGAACAAATTTCAGCAACTACCCAAGAAATTTATGCTTCTTCTGAAGAGCTGAGTTCCGCAAGTTCTGAAGTGGCAAATACATCTCAAAAAGTTAATACATTATCTAGTGAATTAGATGCTAGTTTTAATCAATTTAAATTTTAA
- the galE gene encoding UDP-glucose 4-epimerase GalE, which translates to MSILVCGGAGYIGSHTVHELVNQGKEVIIVDNLQTGHMKAVNPKAKFYKGDIRDSEFLDKVFSENTIEAVIHFAANSLVGESMTKPLMYFNNNVYGMQILLESMVKHNIKHIVFSSTAAVYGEPKRIPILEDDETNPTNPYGETKLTMEKMMKWVSNANGITYVSLRYFNASGAIEDGSIGEDHFPESHLIPLILQVPLKKRDAITVFGEDYETPDGTCIRDYIHVLDLADAHIKAVEYLQKGNESNIFNLGNGVGFSVKEMIDCAKEATNEEIKVVIGERRAGDPAKLIASNEKAKKILGWDPKYTDVKDVISTAWGWHKNHPDGYGDRK; encoded by the coding sequence ATGTCAATTTTAGTTTGCGGTGGTGCCGGATATATCGGGTCACATACAGTACACGAACTTGTAAATCAAGGTAAGGAAGTTATAATAGTTGATAATTTACAAACAGGTCATATGAAAGCTGTAAATCCTAAGGCAAAATTTTATAAAGGTGATATTAGAGATTCTGAATTTTTAGATAAGGTTTTCTCTGAAAATACTATTGAAGCTGTAATACATTTTGCTGCTAATTCCTTAGTTGGAGAAAGTATGACAAAACCATTAATGTACTTCAATAACAACGTCTATGGAATGCAAATTTTACTTGAAAGCATGGTAAAACATAATATTAAACATATCGTATTCTCTTCTACTGCAGCAGTATATGGCGAACCAAAGAGAATTCCTATACTTGAAGATGATGAAACAAATCCTACAAATCCTTATGGAGAAACAAAATTAACTATGGAAAAAATGATGAAATGGGTAAGTAACGCTAATGGAATAACTTATGTTTCATTAAGATACTTTAATGCCTCTGGTGCTATAGAAGATGGAAGCATCGGTGAAGATCATTTTCCAGAAAGTCACTTAATACCATTAATTCTTCAAGTTCCATTAAAGAAGAGAGATGCTATAACTGTTTTTGGAGAAGATTATGAAACTCCAGACGGTACATGTATTAGAGATTATATTCATGTTCTTGATTTAGCAGATGCACATATAAAAGCTGTTGAATATTTACAAAAAGGTAATGAAAGTAATATTTTCAACCTTGGTAATGGAGTTGGCTTTAGTGTTAAGGAAATGATTGATTGTGCAAAAGAAGCTACTAATGAAGAAATTAAAGTTGTTATTGGCGAAAGACGTGCTGGAGATCCTGCAAAATTAATTGCTTCAAATGAAAAAGCGAAGAAAATATTAGGTTGGGATCCTAAATATACAGATGTAAAAGATGTAATAAGTACTGCTTGGGGATGGCATAAAAATCATCCAGATGGTTACGGAGACCGTAAATAA
- a CDS encoding RNA-binding protein has product MNPLINMIISSLFSGMGMGNNMMNPMMPNQNRGNNPNQMGGMNPNMNMMAGNPLLNMIMGIMGGGMNSMNGNPLMNMLMGNMNNGPSQFNNMNGMNSNMNSNNSKRSNTNTTPSNNMNGNTMNSNNPNMNNMGDISSLLSMLMGNQNNMNNMGNMNNINPINNTSSRHSHSKK; this is encoded by the coding sequence ATGAATCCTTTAATAAACATGATAATTTCTTCTCTTTTTTCTGGGATGGGAATGGGCAACAACATGATGAATCCTATGATGCCTAATCAAAATAGAGGAAATAATCCAAATCAAATGGGTGGCATGAATCCTAATATGAATATGATGGCTGGTAATCCTTTATTAAATATGATTATGGGAATCATGGGAGGTGGCATGAATTCTATGAATGGAAATCCTTTAATGAATATGTTAATGGGTAATATGAATAACGGTCCTTCCCAATTTAACAACATGAATGGTATGAATTCAAATATGAATAGTAATAATTCTAAAAGAAGTAATACTAATACCACTCCATCTAATAATATGAATGGTAATACTATGAATAGTAATAATCCTAACATGAATAATATGGGTGATATCAGTTCACTTTTAAGCATGCTAATGGGAAATCAAAACAATATGAATAACATGGGGAATATGAACAATATTAACCCTATAAATAATACTTCAAGTAGACATTCTCATTCTAAAAAATAA
- a CDS encoding lantibiotic immunity ABC transporter MutG family permease subunit — translation MVAIFRLIKADFVKMKRTPFYLIHVCIPIIGVIIFLAYFSGSKSNDVVKLNLYLQALLMAFPLLIGIVCSAAVQEEAMAGKFKEMIGTKYGRGKCLLSKTLMLILTGFLSLTLVVGAFYIGFQYLLKQNTLQFSFYIYVTLIIFWYQIFIYLFHLWLSLNFGSGASIGMGIFESLVSALFITGLGDGIWQWIPCGWGIKTCNNLFIREANSIDAFNKVADINVGISNSMSGIRNSVIFTILFGVFLLIWFNFYESNGEKQ, via the coding sequence ATGGTAGCTATTTTCCGATTGATTAAGGCAGATTTTGTGAAAATGAAGAGAACACCATTTTACTTAATTCATGTGTGTATACCAATTATAGGAGTAATTATTTTTCTGGCTTATTTTTCTGGTTCAAAGTCAAATGATGTAGTTAAGTTAAATTTATATTTACAAGCGTTATTAATGGCATTTCCTTTATTGATTGGAATTGTATGTTCAGCAGCAGTACAAGAGGAAGCCATGGCTGGGAAATTTAAAGAAATGATTGGTACAAAATATGGAAGAGGTAAGTGTCTATTAAGCAAGACATTAATGCTGATTTTAACAGGTTTTCTTTCTCTTACCTTAGTAGTAGGTGCATTCTATATTGGTTTTCAATATTTATTAAAACAAAATACATTACAGTTTAGTTTTTATATTTATGTAACATTAATTATATTTTGGTATCAAATTTTTATTTATTTATTTCATTTATGGTTGAGCTTAAATTTTGGAAGTGGAGCATCCATAGGGATGGGGATATTTGAAAGCTTGGTTTCAGCATTGTTTATAACAGGACTTGGTGATGGAATATGGCAGTGGATACCTTGTGGGTGGGGTATTAAAACTTGCAATAATCTTTTTATTAGAGAAGCAAATTCAATAGATGCATTTAACAAAGTGGCAGATATAAATGTTGGAATTAGCAATAGTATGAGTGGTATTAGAAATAGTGTGATATTCACAATTTTATTTGGAGTCTTTTTATTAATATGGTTTAACTTCTATGAGAGTAACGGAGAAAAACAATAG
- a CDS encoding sensor histidine kinase: MEGVKRQKSISKIFAMYIIIFCIVAAIIVVFDSILFLVAADSGLILPANYYEQQIEKHRDDIASVEDISAIIPKECEYAVYNLEGKKLQGTFSEDKSLNVWKFVQNGEKINGRRYYKIIQRKGEVCVVEYTLVSNFANPILRKYVPSADLGVVIIFVILFITEIIIFSKCFRKRMLKEMQILKDTTINIQMENLDFEMKYSNIIEINEVLSALDKMKTELYESLNKQWKMEEMRKEQIAALAHDIKTPLTIIKGNSELLNELDLKQDQAEFNKRILNEVSNMESYIKSLIEIMKSEKEPAIEKKKIDLKTFVKEITEQGISMSINKRLRFLCETKNLPEFALIDEVELKRAINNIISNAIDYSKANGDIIFSVDFKDKYIRFIIEDSGRGFTKEGLSSATEQFFQGDKSRSSKNHYGMGLYIAKKFIERHNGRIYLSNSEKLGGAKVTLELPSTLS, encoded by the coding sequence GTGGAAGGCGTAAAAAGACAAAAAAGCATTTCTAAGATTTTTGCAATGTATATAATAATATTTTGTATAGTAGCAGCTATTATAGTAGTATTTGATTCGATTTTATTTTTAGTTGCAGCAGATAGTGGATTAATTTTGCCAGCTAATTATTATGAGCAACAAATTGAAAAACATAGAGATGATATAGCGAGTGTAGAAGATATTAGTGCAATAATACCTAAGGAATGTGAATATGCAGTTTATAATTTAGAAGGCAAGAAGCTTCAAGGAACTTTTTCAGAAGATAAATCATTAAATGTTTGGAAGTTTGTGCAAAATGGAGAAAAAATTAATGGACGCAGGTATTATAAAATTATACAGAGAAAAGGTGAAGTATGTGTTGTAGAATATACTTTAGTAAGCAATTTTGCTAATCCTATTTTAAGGAAATATGTTCCTAGTGCTGATTTAGGAGTTGTAATTATATTTGTTATTTTATTTATTACTGAAATAATTATTTTTTCTAAATGTTTTAGAAAGAGAATGTTAAAGGAAATGCAAATTTTAAAAGACACTACAATAAATATACAAATGGAAAATTTAGATTTCGAAATGAAGTATTCCAATATAATAGAAATTAATGAAGTACTTTCTGCTTTAGATAAAATGAAGACAGAATTATATGAATCACTTAATAAACAATGGAAGATGGAAGAAATGCGAAAAGAACAAATTGCAGCATTAGCACATGATATAAAAACTCCACTTACAATTATTAAAGGAAATTCAGAACTTTTAAATGAATTAGATTTAAAACAAGATCAAGCTGAATTTAATAAGCGTATTTTAAATGAAGTAAGCAACATGGAATCTTATATCAAATCTTTAATAGAAATTATGAAATCAGAAAAAGAACCTGCAATTGAAAAGAAAAAGATAGATTTAAAAACCTTTGTAAAGGAAATTACTGAACAGGGAATTTCAATGAGTATAAACAAACGATTAAGATTTTTATGTGAAACTAAAAATCTTCCGGAATTTGCACTTATTGATGAAGTTGAATTAAAAAGAGCTATAAATAATATTATTTCTAATGCAATTGATTATTCAAAAGCAAATGGAGATATAATATTTTCTGTTGATTTTAAGGATAAATATATAAGGTTTATAATTGAAGATTCAGGAAGAGGCTTTACCAAAGAAGGATTAAGTTCAGCCACAGAACAGTTTTTTCAAGGAGATAAAAGTAGAAGTTCAAAAAATCATTATGGTATGGGTTTATATATTGCAAAAAAGTTTATTGAAAGACATAATGGAAGAATATACTTGAGCAATTCAGAAAAACTTGGTGGTGCTAAAGTGACTTTAGAATTACCAAGTACACTTTCTTAA
- a CDS encoding LacI family DNA-binding transcriptional regulator: MKITIVDVAKKANVSVATVSRVMNGNYPVKAETKKRVLEVVNELNYIPNMQARELTQQKSSTIGVVVPSINNMFFPEVIKGIESNLKLNSLSLVLACSNNDKEDEKLCVNNLLSRNVSGIIVIDPNTDNINSKFFHNISTQTPLVFVNGHSVSANISSVINDQAMGAGMALNYLLENNHKDILFVRGKDSYSYNVKEKVYKEIMTDLNIFNPKNIINIGDGNSNETVDNTVNIFLDILKTSSATAVFACNDLMAVGVLNACKKLNLNVPNNLSIIGFDNIALSKFVEPKLTTIDQNMFLLGTNAATLLLEKIESDNSSSKRIILINSLIERDTVAPLKK, from the coding sequence ATGAAAATAACTATAGTAGATGTGGCAAAAAAAGCAAATGTATCTGTTGCAACGGTTTCAAGGGTGATGAACGGAAATTACCCTGTTAAAGCTGAAACAAAAAAAAGAGTGTTAGAAGTCGTTAATGAACTTAACTATATTCCTAATATGCAAGCACGTGAACTTACACAGCAGAAGTCCTCTACTATAGGTGTTGTAGTTCCTAGTATTAATAATATGTTTTTCCCTGAAGTTATAAAGGGAATTGAAAGTAACTTAAAGCTTAATTCTTTATCTTTAGTTTTAGCTTGCAGTAACAATGATAAAGAAGATGAAAAATTATGTGTTAATAACTTATTATCTAGGAATGTATCTGGAATAATAGTTATTGACCCTAATACAGACAATATTAATTCTAAATTTTTTCATAATATTTCAACTCAAACTCCACTTGTCTTTGTAAATGGTCATTCAGTATCTGCAAATATTTCATCAGTTATTAATGATCAAGCTATGGGTGCAGGTATGGCTTTAAATTATTTATTGGAGAATAATCATAAGGATATACTGTTTGTTAGAGGAAAAGATAGTTATTCTTATAATGTAAAAGAAAAAGTATATAAAGAAATTATGACCGATTTAAATATTTTTAATCCTAAAAATATTATTAACATAGGCGATGGAAATAGTAATGAAACTGTGGATAATACTGTTAACATATTTCTTGATATATTAAAAACTTCTTCTGCAACTGCTGTTTTTGCATGTAATGATCTTATGGCTGTTGGCGTTCTTAATGCTTGTAAAAAATTAAATTTAAATGTGCCAAATAATCTATCCATTATAGGATTCGATAATATAGCTTTAAGTAAGTTTGTAGAACCTAAATTAACAACTATAGATCAAAACATGTTTCTTCTTGGAACTAATGCAGCAACGTTATTGTTAGAAAAGATAGAATCTGATAATTCTTCTAGCAAGCGAATAATACTTATAAATTCTTTAATTGAGCGTGATACTGTAGCTCCTTTAAAGAAATAA
- a CDS encoding galactokinase, whose product MYDVNLLKSNFTELFKKDSESVFFSPGRVNLIGEHTDYNGGNVFPCALTIGTYAVVAKRDDKKVLVHSLNFKDLGVIEFSLDNMVNEKAHDWANYPKGVIKTLEDHGYKIPSGFEILFYGNIPNGSGLSSSASLEVLMGTILNESFNLNIDMVDIVKMCQEAENKFIGVNCGIMDQFAIGMGKEGSAILLDCNTLKYSYSKLDLNGYKIVIGNTNKKRGLADSKYNERRSECEDALAKIQTVKNITALGELSEEDFEEVKDCIGDPIKTKRAKHAVYENQRTLKAVKALEENDLELFGKLMNASHVSLRDDYEVTGIELDTLVELAWETEGVIGARMTGAGFGGCTVSIVKDECVDNFKETIAVKYKEKIGYEPDFYVVSTSDGTRKIN is encoded by the coding sequence ATGTATGATGTTAATTTATTAAAAAGCAATTTTACTGAACTATTTAAAAAAGACTCTGAAAGTGTTTTCTTTTCACCAGGGAGAGTTAATTTAATTGGTGAACATACTGATTATAATGGAGGTAATGTTTTTCCTTGTGCACTAACTATTGGTACTTATGCTGTAGTTGCTAAAAGAGATGACAAGAAGGTTTTAGTTCATTCTTTAAATTTTAAAGATTTAGGAGTTATAGAATTTTCTTTAGATAATATGGTTAATGAAAAAGCACATGATTGGGCTAATTATCCTAAGGGCGTAATTAAAACTTTAGAAGATCATGGTTATAAAATTCCAAGTGGTTTTGAAATACTTTTCTATGGTAACATTCCAAATGGTTCTGGATTATCATCTTCTGCTTCCCTAGAAGTTTTAATGGGAACTATATTGAATGAATCCTTTAACTTAAATATTGATATGGTTGATATAGTTAAAATGTGCCAAGAAGCTGAAAATAAATTCATAGGTGTAAATTGTGGAATAATGGATCAATTTGCAATTGGAATGGGCAAAGAAGGTTCAGCAATACTTTTAGATTGTAATACTTTAAAATACTCATACAGCAAATTAGATCTTAATGGTTATAAAATAGTAATTGGAAATACAAATAAAAAGAGAGGCTTAGCTGACTCTAAGTATAACGAAAGACGTAGCGAATGTGAAGATGCCTTAGCTAAAATACAAACAGTAAAAAATATTACAGCTTTAGGTGAACTTAGTGAAGAAGACTTTGAAGAAGTAAAAGATTGTATCGGTGATCCAATCAAAACAAAAAGAGCTAAACATGCTGTATATGAAAACCAAAGAACTTTAAAGGCTGTAAAAGCATTAGAAGAAAATGATTTAGAATTATTTGGTAAACTTATGAATGCATCTCATGTTTCTTTAAGAGATGATTACGAAGTTACTGGAATAGAATTAGATACTTTAGTTGAATTAGCTTGGGAAACTGAAGGTGTAATTGGTGCACGTATGACTGGAGCAGGCTTCGGTGGCTGTACTGTTAGTATTGTAAAAGATGAATGTGTAGACAATTTCAAAGAAACTATAGCAGTTAAATATAAAGAAAAAATAGGTTATGAACCAGATTTCTATGTAGTTAGTACTTCTGATGGAACAAGGAAGATCAATTAA
- a CDS encoding response regulator transcription factor has protein sequence MAHILAIDDEEGILSIIKSALEKEGHNVVTVTDAISFPKEDYVKYDLILLDVMMPEIDGFSLCKEIRALVDCPIIFLTAKTMEQDIVMGLSLGGDDYIVKPFGISELRARVAAHLRREHREKQNAFSISDLKFNMTAKEVYYNNELIYFTKSEYSICEYLATNHGQVFSKERIYENIYGFDGNSDIATIVEHIKNIRSKLKTIGLNPIETVWGIGYKWKA, from the coding sequence ATGGCACATATTTTAGCAATTGATGATGAAGAAGGAATATTAAGTATTATAAAAAGTGCATTAGAAAAAGAAGGACATAATGTAGTTACAGTTACTGATGCTATATCTTTTCCTAAAGAGGATTATGTAAAATATGATTTAATTCTCCTTGATGTTATGATGCCTGAAATAGATGGTTTTTCACTTTGTAAAGAAATCAGAGCATTAGTTGATTGTCCAATTATATTTCTTACAGCAAAGACAATGGAGCAGGATATTGTAATGGGATTAAGTTTAGGTGGGGATGACTATATAGTAAAGCCTTTTGGAATTAGTGAATTAAGAGCTAGGGTAGCAGCGCATTTAAGGCGCGAGCATAGAGAAAAACAAAATGCTTTTTCTATTTCTGATCTTAAATTTAATATGACAGCAAAGGAAGTATATTATAATAATGAATTAATTTATTTTACCAAAAGCGAATATAGTATTTGTGAATATTTAGCCACTAATCATGGACAAGTATTTTCTAAAGAGAGAATTTATGAAAACATATATGGCTTTGATGGAAATAGTGATATAGCAACTATAGTAGAACATATTAAGAATATTCGTAGTAAGCTGAAAACTATAGGATTAAATCCAATAGAAACAGTTTGGGGGATTGGATATAAGTGGAAGGCGTAA
- a CDS encoding spore coat protein, with translation MNDKDLLEDILLTVKGGSDLYLHGTIESATPNIHSVFDKTLNDSLKMQNEIYNKMSSKGWYPAQQAEQTKIDQARQKFSAQ, from the coding sequence ATGAATGATAAAGATTTACTTGAAGATATTTTATTAACAGTAAAAGGTGGTTCTGATTTATATTTGCACGGAACCATAGAATCTGCCACTCCAAATATTCATTCTGTATTTGACAAAACACTAAATGATTCTTTAAAAATGCAAAATGAAATTTATAATAAGATGAGTTCTAAAGGCTGGTATCCAGCACAGCAAGCTGAACAAACTAAAATAGATCAAGCAAGACAAAAATTTTCTGCACAATAA
- the galT gene encoding UDP-glucose--hexose-1-phosphate uridylyltransferase, which translates to MINYEINRLINFAMQQRLITEEDKIYATNMLLGALKLNEFDPEEVNESLETPTPILENILDYAAEQNLIENTVTERDLFDTEIMNCVMPRPSEVISKFNKLYEASKEKATEYYYNLSIASNYIRKDRIDNNIVWKSATEYGDLDITINLSKPEKDPRDIAKAKLVKSSSYPKCLLCKENEGFYGHINHPARQTHRIIPLDFTQGQKYFLQYSPYTYYNEHCIIFNAEHIPMKINKATFKNLLIFTDILPHYFAGSNADLPIVGGSILSHDHYQGGHYTFAMAESSIDKKYTVSGYEGVEVSRVKWPMSVIRLSGNKKDNLLDLADHILTSWRKYSDESVNIISHTGDEPHNTITPIARKRNGKYELDLVLRNNRTSTEHPMGIFHPHDEVHHIKKENIGLIEVMGLAVLPARLKEELNFLKDCLINKVPDVSDNEMVAKHSDWYKYLLEKHSNISAENAYDILQEEVGLKFLEVLCHAGVFKRDESGLAAFDKFINTL; encoded by the coding sequence ATGATAAACTATGAAATAAACAGACTTATAAATTTTGCTATGCAGCAAAGACTTATAACTGAAGAAGATAAAATATATGCTACTAACATGCTTCTTGGAGCTCTTAAACTAAATGAATTTGATCCTGAAGAAGTTAATGAGAGCTTAGAAACTCCAACCCCTATATTAGAAAATATATTAGATTATGCAGCTGAGCAAAATTTAATAGAAAACACTGTGACTGAAAGAGATTTATTTGATACTGAAATCATGAATTGTGTTATGCCTAGACCTTCTGAGGTTATAAGCAAATTTAACAAATTATATGAGGCATCTAAAGAAAAAGCAACTGAATACTATTATAATTTAAGCATAGCATCTAATTATATAAGAAAAGATAGAATTGATAACAATATAGTTTGGAAGTCAGCTACAGAATATGGTGATTTAGATATAACTATAAATTTATCAAAACCAGAAAAAGACCCAAGAGATATAGCAAAGGCTAAATTAGTTAAATCAAGTTCTTACCCTAAATGCCTGCTATGTAAAGAAAATGAAGGATTTTATGGGCATATAAATCACCCTGCTAGACAAACTCATAGAATTATTCCTTTAGATTTTACTCAAGGGCAAAAGTATTTCTTGCAATACTCTCCTTATACTTATTATAATGAGCATTGCATAATTTTTAATGCTGAACATATACCTATGAAAATAAATAAAGCTACTTTTAAAAATCTATTAATATTTACAGATATATTACCTCATTACTTTGCTGGATCTAATGCAGATTTACCTATAGTTGGAGGATCTATACTTTCTCATGATCATTATCAAGGTGGTCATTATACCTTTGCTATGGCAGAATCTTCTATAGATAAAAAATATACGGTCTCTGGTTATGAAGGTGTTGAAGTAAGTAGAGTTAAATGGCCTATGTCTGTTATTAGACTTTCAGGTAATAAAAAAGATAACTTACTAGATTTAGCAGACCATATATTAACTTCTTGGAGAAAATATTCTGATGAATCGGTAAATATTATAAGTCATACAGGTGATGAACCACATAATACTATAACTCCTATTGCAAGAAAGAGAAATGGTAAATATGAGCTTGATTTAGTACTTCGAAATAATAGAACTAGTACTGAGCATCCTATGGGTATTTTCCACCCTCATGATGAAGTTCATCATATAAAGAAAGAAAACATAGGACTTATTGAAGTTATGGGACTTGCAGTACTTCCTGCAAGATTAAAAGAAGAATTAAATTTCTTAAAAGATTGTTTAATTAATAAAGTACCTGATGTTTCAGATAATGAAATGGTTGCAAAACATTCTGATTGGTATAAATATCTTTTAGAGAAACATTCAAATATTTCTGCTGAGAATGCTTATGACATATTACAAGAAGAAGTTGGACTTAAATTCCTAGAAGTATTATGTCATGCTGGTGTTTTCAAGAGAGATGAAAGTGGCCTCGCAGCTTTTGATAAATTTATAAATACATTATAA